In Corylus avellana chromosome ca2, CavTom2PMs-1.0, the following proteins share a genomic window:
- the LOC132170033 gene encoding putative cysteine-rich repeat secretory protein 21, protein MVSSRVLLFFLSAIFMPTAQAVARPAFLYHFCALDQGNYTGNSTYEENLNGLLFSLSSNTEIDHGFYNSSYGRNPDQVHAIGLCRGDVNPDACRGCLNNAASLLMESCPNQKEAIGWYDYCMLRYSNRSILGVEETSPSFYMWNVNNVSANYVDQFNDDLRSLLESLRRKAVAGGPLRKFAAGNATEPNFQTLYALVQCTPDLSEEDCNSCLVEAFKHIPQCCDGKQGGRVITPSCNIRFEVFPFYNPTTPAWPTRTPTNENKREVVALIIGLGIRTSVKYVCRRNNDGTTNEITRIELESLQVNRGSEANKHGQGGYGTIYERYTQIKKKLSGMRKKKNGSFVTPNINEEEIHEDLPIPDGSSETDDDAVQLRPPRRWRRPSSSSSSRSSHVSQLTRELDEYKKRCEEAEREVHRQQEKISSVHREMQEEVNSMKRQQTQRQQEMEANQRQMEQQIQFLMSQLQLRRDDVPPK, encoded by the exons ATGGTTTCTTCAAGAGTACTACTTTTCTTCCTATCCGCCATTTTCATGCCCACTGCCCAAGCTGTCGCGCGGCCGGCCTTCCTTTACCATTTTTGTGCACTCGACCAGGGTAACTACACAGGTAACAGTACCTATGAGGAAAACCTCAATGgcctcctcttctccctctcctCCAACACCGAAATTGACCATGGGTTCTACAATTCCTCTTACGGCCGAAACCCTGACCAAGTACATGCAATTGGACTTTGTAGAGGAGATGTTAACCCAGATGCTTGCCGTGGTTGCCTCAATAACGCTGCGTCTCTTCTCATGGAGAGTTGTCCCAATCAGAAGGAGGCAATTGGATGGTACGACTACTGTATGTTACGATACTCAAACCGCTCCATTTTGGGCGTCGAGGAAACTAGTCCAAGTTTCTATATGTGGAACGTGAACAACGTATCGGCCAATTACGTGGATCAATTCAACGATGATCTTAGGAGCTTGTTAGAAAGCCTAAGACGTAAAGCTGTAGCTGGTGGTCCTCTTCGTAAGTTTGCAGCAGGAAACGCGACGGAACCGAACTTCCAAACATTATATGCGCTTGTGCAGTGCACACCTGACTTGTCTGAAGAAGATTGCAACAGTTGCTTAGTTGAGGCTTTTAAACATATTCCACAATGTTGTGATGGGAAGCAAGGTGGGCGAGTGATCACACCCAGTTGCAATATCAGGTTTGAGGTTTTCCCGTTCTATAACCCTACAACTCCTGCGTGGCCTACACGTACACCAaccaatgaaaataaaagagaag TTGTGGCACTAATCATCGGCCTGGGCATCCGTACGAGTGTGAAGTACGTGTGCCGAAGGAATAACGACGGAA CTACGAATGAAATTACACGCATAGAATTGGAATCCTTGCAAGTAAACCGTGGTTCTGAAGCAAATAAGCATGGGCAAGGTGGATATGGTACTATTTACGAG aGGTACACTCAGATTAAGAAGAAGCTCAGTGGCATgcggaagaagaaaaatggatcTTTTGTCACTCCCAATATTAATGAAGAAGAG ATCCACGAGGACCTGCCTATTCCTGATGGATCCTCGGAAACTGATGATGATGCAGTCCAGTTAAGGCCCCCAAGACGGTGGCGGCGGCCTTCCTCATCCTCTTCATCACGCTCATCCCACGTGAGTCAGCTCACTAGGGAGTTGGATGAGTATAAGAAGAGGTGTGAGGAGGCAGAGAGAGAGGTTCACAGACAGCAAGAGAAAATAAGCTCCGTTCATAGAGAGATGCAGGAGGAAGTGAACTCCATGAAGAGACAACAAACACAGCGGCAGCAAGAAATGGAAGCCAATCAGAGACAGATGGAGCAGCAAATTCAGTTTCTCATGTCACAACTCCAACTCCGTAGAGACGACGTCCCTCCTAAATAG